In a genomic window of beta proteobacterium MWH-UniP1:
- the prmC gene encoding peptide chain release factor N(5)-glutamine methyltransferase → MKRSSFRELIAATPLPKHELWPLLEAASGRPREFILAHDTDLVDVGAQALFLRWIGQRQAGVPLAYLVGGREFYGRNFWVNGHTLIPRMETELLIDTVKDLLGQHGGEGLRFCDLGTGSGCIGITLALEFPQAQVCASDISGGALQVARNNAVWLGAGPRMRFYQGAWWQALGQAPATFHGIVSNPPYIAPGDQHLSQGDLRFEPVQALVGQGNGLDDIRTIVGGAINRLEPNGFLLIEHGFDQQAAVMEVFQQAGLVLVRGLTDLANNPRAVLGFRGSY, encoded by the coding sequence ATGAAGAGATCTAGTTTTCGTGAGCTGATCGCGGCAACCCCGCTGCCCAAGCATGAGCTCTGGCCGCTATTAGAAGCCGCCAGTGGCAGGCCACGTGAATTCATTCTGGCCCATGACACCGATCTGGTTGATGTCGGCGCGCAGGCCCTGTTTTTGCGCTGGATTGGGCAACGCCAGGCTGGCGTGCCGCTGGCCTATCTGGTGGGCGGCCGTGAGTTTTATGGCAGAAATTTCTGGGTCAACGGCCACACCCTGATTCCACGCATGGAAACGGAACTTTTGATTGACACGGTCAAGGACCTGCTGGGCCAACATGGCGGTGAGGGCCTTCGGTTCTGTGATTTGGGCACGGGAAGCGGCTGTATTGGAATTACGCTTGCCTTGGAATTTCCCCAGGCCCAAGTCTGTGCCAGTGATATATCGGGCGGTGCCCTGCAGGTGGCACGTAACAATGCGGTCTGGCTTGGTGCCGGGCCCCGAATGCGCTTTTATCAGGGCGCTTGGTGGCAGGCCTTGGGTCAGGCCCCGGCCACCTTTCACGGAATCGTGAGCAACCCCCCGTATATCGCACCGGGAGATCAGCACCTTAGCCAGGGTGACCTCAGATTCGAACCTGTTCAAGCCTTGGTCGGCCAGGGCAATGGCTTAGACGACATCCGAACCATTGTGGGGGGGGCGATAAATCGTCTCGAACCGAATGGTTTTTTATTGATCGAACATGGGTTTGATCAGCAGGCAGCCGTGATGGAGGTGTTTCAACAGGCCGGTCTTGTTCTCGTGAGGGGGCTCACAGATCTGGCCAATAACCCCCGTGCAGTGCTTGGTTTTCGGGGGTCGTACTAA
- the grxD gene encoding Grx4 family monothiol glutaredoxin: MDAKEFIHKTVTEHPVVLFMKGTAQFPQCGFSGRAVQLLKACGVKNVVTVNVLEDEEIRQGVKDYSNWPTVPQLYVSGEFIGGADIMGEMYESGELKKTLDAAGATG, from the coding sequence ATGGACGCAAAAGAATTTATTCATAAAACAGTTACCGAACACCCAGTCGTGCTGTTCATGAAAGGCACCGCACAGTTTCCGCAATGTGGTTTTTCGGGCCGGGCTGTGCAGTTGCTGAAAGCCTGTGGTGTGAAAAACGTGGTGACGGTCAACGTGCTGGAAGACGAAGAAATTCGCCAAGGCGTGAAGGACTACTCCAACTGGCCCACCGTACCCCAACTCTATGTCAGCGGCGAGTTCATTGGTGGTGCCGACATCATGGGTGAGATGTATGAAAGTGGCGAATTAAAAAAGACCCTGGACGCTGCTGGCGCCACGGGTTAA